From a single Pseudalkalibacillus hwajinpoensis genomic region:
- a CDS encoding VWA domain-containing protein: MIREVRTHFRKVLSVKPRLTTVLFDDQYYLLWNSIDANDAVLTDQHYYVRGTTALLDAVGKTIVTVGKRLSETEEPDKPEKVIVVITTDGMENSSYEITYEKVKELIQHQQEQYSWEFIFMGANIDAAEEGRSIGIKGEHASQFKNQKMGLRRCLIR; this comes from the coding sequence ATGATAAGAGAGGTTAGAACGCATTTTAGAAAAGTGCTTTCGGTCAAGCCGCGCCTAACAACCGTTCTATTTGATGATCAGTATTACCTTCTGTGGAATAGCATTGATGCAAACGATGCGGTACTCACTGATCAGCACTATTACGTGAGAGGAACGACGGCGTTACTTGACGCTGTTGGCAAAACGATTGTCACTGTAGGGAAAAGGTTGTCTGAGACAGAAGAACCTGATAAGCCTGAGAAGGTAATTGTCGTGATCACGACTGATGGCATGGAGAATTCCAGTTATGAAATCACTTATGAGAAAGTAAAGGAGCTCATCCAACACCAGCAAGAGCAGTATAGCTGGGAGTTTATCTTTATGGGCGCTAATATAGATGCTGCAGAAGAGGGCAGAAGTATTGGTATAAAGGGGGAGCATGCTTCCCAGTTTAAAAATCAGAAGATGGGATTGAGAAGATGTTTGATCAGGTGA
- a CDS encoding SDR family oxidoreductase, translated as MKVLIVGANGQIGKHLVSFIQDHNDLEAKVMIRKEEQASYFNDLGAETVVVDLEEGINAIAKAAEGVDAIVFTAGSGPNTGADKTILVDLDGAVKTIEAAKEAGVKRFIMISSFDTRRNAIQSAPSSFAPYVAAKHYADEWLKTTDLDYTIIHPGALTNDNGIGKVNAAIEVERNEIPREDVASVIVATLENDATIGKEFQVVTGTTPIKDGINSL; from the coding sequence ATGAAAGTACTTATTGTTGGGGCAAACGGCCAAATTGGGAAACATCTTGTTTCCTTTATTCAAGATCATAACGATTTAGAAGCTAAAGTCATGATTCGTAAGGAAGAGCAAGCTTCCTATTTTAACGATTTAGGTGCTGAAACCGTTGTGGTTGATTTGGAAGAAGGCATTAACGCTATAGCAAAAGCTGCTGAAGGAGTAGATGCGATTGTCTTTACAGCAGGTTCTGGACCAAACACTGGTGCTGACAAAACCATTTTAGTTGATTTGGATGGAGCTGTAAAAACAATTGAGGCAGCAAAAGAGGCTGGCGTGAAGCGTTTTATTATGATTAGTTCCTTTGACACAAGACGTAATGCCATCCAGTCTGCTCCTTCATCATTTGCACCGTATGTTGCAGCCAAGCATTATGCAGATGAATGGTTGAAGACAACGGATTTGGATTACACAATCATCCATCCCGGTGCGCTAACAAATGATAATGGCATCGGTAAAGTTAATGCGGCAATCGAAGTGGAGAGAAATGAAATTCCTAGAGAAGATGTGGCAAGCGTGATCGTGGCGACGCTAGAAAATGATGCAACGATTGGCAAGGAGTTTCAGGTAGTGACAGGAACGACACCAATTAAAGATGGAATCAATTCACTTTAA
- a CDS encoding Cof-type HAD-IIB family hydrolase produces the protein MSYKMIVLDLDDTLLDAEQTISPRNKEALMKAQEKGIKVVLASGRPTYGMNAFADELSLADFESYILSFNGGKIINCQSNEESFSQTLPIEAVQKLYDISLQENVYIHTYVGDEIISAEENPYTTIESDLTGLPITVIDSFMDGVTEPVVKVLMVGEPEHLKKVEKKLQAELGEEFSVMRSKPYFLEFTDKGITKGTSIEKLINEFGIKREEVIAVGDSYNDQEMIEFAGLGVAMGNAPDDIKKISDYITDTNENDGVAKVVEKFLLKGQLITK, from the coding sequence ATGTCATATAAAATGATTGTATTAGATTTAGATGATACATTGCTCGATGCTGAGCAAACAATTTCCCCTCGAAACAAAGAGGCGCTCATGAAAGCACAAGAAAAAGGGATAAAAGTTGTACTTGCCTCGGGAAGACCGACGTATGGGATGAACGCTTTTGCAGATGAACTTTCACTTGCTGACTTTGAGAGCTATATTCTTTCCTTTAATGGCGGGAAGATTATCAACTGCCAATCAAATGAGGAGTCTTTCAGTCAGACATTACCCATAGAAGCCGTTCAAAAACTCTATGACATCAGTCTTCAAGAAAACGTATATATTCACACCTACGTTGGAGATGAAATTATTAGTGCGGAAGAGAATCCCTACACGACGATTGAGTCAGATCTTACAGGACTACCGATTACAGTCATTGATTCATTTATGGACGGCGTTACCGAACCTGTGGTGAAAGTCTTAATGGTCGGGGAACCAGAGCACCTCAAGAAAGTGGAAAAGAAACTTCAAGCTGAGTTAGGAGAAGAATTCAGCGTGATGCGCTCCAAGCCTTACTTTCTAGAGTTCACCGATAAAGGAATTACGAAAGGCACAAGCATCGAGAAGCTTATTAACGAGTTCGGCATTAAACGAGAAGAGGTCATTGCGGTTGGAGACAGTTACAATGATCAAGAAATGATTGAATTTGCGGGCCTGGGCGTTGCGATGGGTAATGCTCCTGATGACATCAAAAAGATTTCTGACTATATTACAGATACGAACGAGAATGACGGTGTAGCAAAAGTAGTTGAAAAGTTTCTTTTAAAAGGTCAGCTCATAACTAAATAA
- the katG gene encoding catalase/peroxidase HPI, translated as MDKNEMHDSQAGKCPVSHGQTKEDSAITTTKVGTTNKDWWPNQLNLQLLQQHDKKSNPMGEDFDYAEEFKKLDYYELKQDLRELMTDSQDWWPADYGHYGPLFIRMSWHAAGTYRTGDGRGGGATGSQRFAPLNSWPDNASLDKARRLLWPIKQKHGNKISWADLLVITGNVALESMGLKTFGFGGGREDVWHPEEDIYWGNEKEWLGDNRYSGDRELESPLAAVQMGLIYVNPEGPNGEPDPLGSARDIRETFARMGMNDEETVALIAGGHTFGKAHGAGDAEAHVGAAPEAADIEEQGLGWKNTYGSGKGRDTITSGVDGAWTANPTLWDNGYYDLLFGYDWELMKSPAGANQWKPVNPKQEDLAPDAENPSLKVHTMMTTADMALREDAIYEKISRRFHEDPEYFADAFARAWFKLLHRDMGPKERYLGPEVPQEDLIWQDPISNVDYELTAAEVANLKAKILNSGLTISELVTTAWASASTFRGSDHRGGANGARIRLEPQKNWEVNEPEQLSRVLSVYEKIQSDLDKKVSLADLIVLGGSAAVEKAAKDAGVDITVLFAPGRGDATQEQTDVESFDVLEPMADGFRNYQKKEYTLSPEELLVDKAQLLGLSAPEMTVLIGGMRVLGTNHNSRKHGVFTDHVGTLTNDFFVNLLDMGIEWKPAEFNEYEGRDRKTGEVVRTATRVDLVFGSNSILRSYAEVYAQEDNKEKFVRDFVSAWVKIMNADRFDLKASKDKMTSNA; from the coding sequence ATGGATAAAAACGAAATGCATGACAGTCAAGCTGGGAAGTGCCCTGTATCTCACGGCCAAACAAAGGAAGATAGCGCCATCACAACGACTAAAGTAGGGACAACGAATAAAGACTGGTGGCCGAACCAACTGAACCTTCAACTCCTCCAACAGCATGATAAGAAATCGAACCCTATGGGTGAAGACTTCGACTATGCAGAAGAATTCAAAAAACTTGACTATTATGAACTGAAGCAGGATCTTCGGGAATTAATGACGGACAGCCAGGACTGGTGGCCTGCTGATTATGGACACTATGGACCACTCTTCATCCGTATGTCATGGCACGCAGCTGGGACGTATCGTACTGGTGACGGACGCGGTGGTGGCGCGACTGGATCACAGCGCTTTGCACCACTTAACAGCTGGCCAGATAACGCGAGTCTTGATAAAGCGCGTCGTCTCCTTTGGCCAATTAAGCAAAAGCACGGAAATAAGATTTCTTGGGCTGACTTACTTGTAATCACGGGGAATGTCGCGCTTGAATCAATGGGCTTAAAAACATTTGGTTTTGGTGGCGGACGCGAAGACGTTTGGCATCCAGAAGAAGATATTTACTGGGGTAACGAGAAAGAATGGCTAGGTGACAATCGTTATTCAGGCGACCGTGAGCTTGAAAGTCCTCTTGCTGCCGTTCAGATGGGGCTTATCTATGTAAACCCAGAAGGACCAAATGGAGAACCGGATCCACTAGGAAGCGCACGCGACATTCGTGAAACATTTGCCCGTATGGGAATGAATGATGAAGAAACCGTTGCCCTTATCGCCGGCGGTCATACGTTTGGTAAAGCGCATGGCGCAGGAGATGCTGAAGCACATGTCGGTGCAGCACCGGAAGCTGCTGATATTGAAGAGCAAGGCTTAGGCTGGAAGAATACTTACGGAAGCGGTAAAGGCCGTGATACGATTACGAGTGGCGTAGATGGCGCATGGACTGCGAACCCAACGTTGTGGGATAACGGATACTATGATTTGCTGTTCGGCTATGACTGGGAACTAATGAAGAGTCCTGCAGGAGCCAACCAGTGGAAGCCAGTGAACCCCAAACAGGAAGATCTTGCACCAGATGCTGAGAATCCATCACTAAAAGTCCATACGATGATGACAACGGCAGATATGGCCCTCCGTGAAGATGCGATTTATGAGAAAATTTCACGTCGTTTCCACGAGGATCCGGAATATTTCGCTGATGCATTTGCACGTGCGTGGTTCAAGTTACTTCATCGTGACATGGGTCCGAAAGAAAGATACCTTGGTCCTGAAGTTCCACAGGAAGACTTGATCTGGCAAGATCCAATCTCGAATGTCGATTATGAATTAACAGCTGCTGAAGTAGCAAACCTAAAAGCAAAAATCCTTAATTCTGGATTAACCATTAGCGAGCTTGTGACTACAGCATGGGCTTCCGCAAGCACGTTCCGCGGCTCAGATCATCGCGGTGGTGCCAATGGCGCCCGCATTCGCCTTGAGCCACAGAAGAACTGGGAAGTAAACGAGCCAGAGCAGCTTTCACGAGTACTTTCCGTATATGAAAAGATCCAAAGCGACCTTGATAAAAAAGTAAGCCTGGCTGATTTGATCGTCCTTGGCGGTAGCGCAGCTGTAGAAAAAGCGGCAAAAGATGCAGGTGTTGACATCACCGTTCTTTTTGCACCTGGACGCGGAGATGCGACACAAGAGCAAACTGATGTGGAAAGCTTTGACGTATTAGAGCCAATGGCTGACGGATTCCGCAATTATCAGAAGAAGGAATACACGTTGAGCCCAGAGGAACTACTAGTTGACAAAGCACAGCTCCTCGGTCTTTCTGCACCTGAAATGACCGTACTCATCGGCGGTATGCGTGTACTTGGGACAAACCATAACAGTAGAAAACATGGCGTATTCACAGACCATGTCGGTACACTTACAAACGACTTCTTTGTGAACCTACTCGACATGGGCATTGAATGGAAGCCAGCTGAATTTAACGAATACGAAGGACGCGACCGCAAAACAGGCGAAGTCGTACGCACCGCAACGCGCGTTGACCTCGTCTTCGGTTCAAACTCCATCCTTCGTTCATATGCAGAAGTATATGCACAAGAGGACAATAAAGAGAAATTCGTACGCGACTTTGTATCAGCATGGGTTAAGATCATGAACGCCGACCGTTTTGATCTTAAAGCAAGTAAGGATAAGATGACTTCTAACGCATAA
- the rlmD gene encoding 23S rRNA (uracil(1939)-C(5))-methyltransferase RlmD: MSNQEVPVKKNDVVEVEFRDLSHDGAGVAKVEGYTLFVPYGIPGETANVKVIKTKKGYGFGKLVDVKVESEDRNTPPCPIFYQCGGCQTQHITYDSQLRFKHKQVQDVMERIAKIDVPVHPLLGMEDPWRYRNKAQVPVGEENGKIVAGFYQQRSHQIIDMDQCLIQEQENDEVLRVVKEIAEKYGIRAYDERSHRGTLRHVVAKYGKQTEDIMVVIVTKNKDLPNRKNIIKDITEQIPKVKSIVQNVNPKRTNVIFGDETRVLWGSPYIYDTIGDIKFAISARSFYQVNPDQTKVLYDQALEYAGLTGNETVIDAYCGIGTISLFLAQKAKQVYGVEIVPEAIEDAKRNAELNGITNAEFAVGEAENVIPAWKEQGIKPDVIVVDPPRKGCDEALLQTIIDMKPEKVVYVSCNPATLARDLRILEAGGFETKEVQPVDMFPHTTHVECVTWLEKKK, from the coding sequence ATGAGTAATCAAGAAGTACCTGTAAAAAAGAATGACGTCGTCGAAGTAGAGTTTAGAGACCTTTCCCATGACGGGGCAGGCGTCGCGAAAGTAGAGGGCTACACGCTATTCGTCCCATATGGCATTCCGGGTGAAACAGCGAACGTGAAGGTGATCAAAACGAAGAAAGGCTATGGCTTCGGTAAGCTTGTAGATGTAAAAGTTGAGAGCGAAGACCGCAACACGCCACCATGTCCGATCTTCTATCAATGTGGGGGCTGTCAGACACAGCACATTACGTATGATAGCCAGCTGAGATTCAAACATAAGCAAGTTCAAGACGTGATGGAGCGGATTGCAAAGATCGATGTACCCGTTCATCCGTTACTTGGCATGGAGGACCCATGGCGCTACCGTAACAAAGCGCAGGTTCCGGTTGGAGAAGAGAATGGCAAAATCGTCGCTGGATTCTATCAGCAGCGTAGTCACCAGATCATCGACATGGATCAGTGTCTGATTCAGGAGCAGGAGAACGATGAAGTCTTGCGAGTGGTCAAAGAGATTGCTGAGAAATACGGCATCCGTGCGTACGATGAACGTTCTCATCGCGGAACGCTCAGACACGTTGTGGCGAAATACGGGAAGCAAACCGAAGACATCATGGTCGTCATCGTGACGAAAAACAAAGATTTGCCGAACCGAAAAAACATAATCAAAGATATCACAGAGCAAATTCCTAAAGTGAAATCGATCGTCCAAAACGTGAATCCGAAGCGCACGAACGTGATCTTTGGTGACGAAACGCGCGTCCTATGGGGCTCCCCATACATTTACGACACGATCGGTGACATTAAATTCGCGATCTCAGCGCGCTCGTTCTATCAAGTGAATCCGGATCAAACAAAAGTACTTTACGATCAAGCGCTCGAATATGCGGGCCTAACTGGGAACGAAACGGTCATTGACGCTTACTGCGGCATTGGAACAATTTCACTGTTTCTTGCTCAAAAAGCCAAGCAGGTTTATGGTGTAGAAATCGTGCCAGAAGCGATTGAAGATGCGAAGCGGAATGCCGAGCTAAACGGCATCACAAACGCAGAATTTGCCGTTGGCGAAGCAGAAAACGTGATCCCAGCCTGGAAAGAGCAGGGTATTAAGCCTGACGTGATCGTCGTTGACCCGCCACGTAAAGGCTGTGACGAAGCGCTACTACAAACGATTATTGATATGAAGCCAGAGAAAGTCGTTTATGTATCGTGTAACCCTGCGACACTTGCAAGGGATCTACGGATCTTAGAAGCCGGTGGATTTGAAACGAAGGAAGTTCAGCCGGTGGATATGTTTCCGCATACGACGCATGTGGAGTGCGTAACCTGGCTAGAAAAGAAAAAGTAA
- a CDS encoding diacylglycerol kinase, whose translation MKRARLIYNPTSGREQVKRSLPYILERLEVNGYETSAHATTCEGDATEAARIAVERRFDLVIAAGGDGTIYEVINGIAEQPYRPKMGIIPVGTTNDFARAIGVPRTVEGAMDVLCNGLEMPIDIGRVNEHYFINIAGGGRLTELTYEVPSKLKTMLGQLAYYMKGIEMLPSIRPARTRIEYDGKLFEDEIMLFLVSNSNSIGGFEKLAPHASLNDGLFDLMILKKTNIAEFIRIASSALRGDHINDPNVVYKKASHIKVESVDKMQLNLDGEYGGPLPAEFTNLYRHITMIVPKETSEKHTNEEEAAHKRAISGE comes from the coding sequence ATGAAACGTGCTAGACTGATTTATAATCCAACGTCCGGAAGAGAACAGGTGAAGCGGTCATTGCCATATATTCTAGAACGCCTCGAAGTAAATGGCTATGAGACGTCTGCTCATGCCACCACATGTGAAGGGGATGCAACAGAAGCGGCGCGCATTGCGGTAGAGCGACGATTTGACCTTGTGATTGCTGCAGGTGGAGACGGAACCATTTATGAAGTGATCAATGGGATCGCTGAGCAGCCGTATCGCCCGAAGATGGGGATTATTCCAGTTGGTACCACAAATGACTTTGCACGAGCGATTGGCGTTCCACGCACAGTCGAAGGTGCGATGGATGTTCTTTGTAATGGTCTTGAAATGCCAATTGATATCGGTCGTGTGAACGAGCATTACTTTATCAATATCGCAGGTGGCGGACGTCTGACTGAACTAACTTATGAAGTACCAAGTAAGCTTAAAACGATGCTTGGCCAACTTGCTTACTATATGAAAGGCATCGAGATGCTTCCATCGATTCGCCCTGCGAGGACCCGAATTGAGTATGATGGAAAGCTCTTTGAAGATGAGATTATGCTTTTCCTTGTCTCGAACTCAAACTCGATTGGCGGATTTGAAAAGCTAGCACCCCATGCATCATTGAATGATGGACTGTTCGATCTAATGATATTGAAAAAGACAAATATCGCTGAATTCATCCGTATTGCAAGCAGTGCTCTACGTGGTGATCATATTAATGATCCAAACGTTGTCTACAAGAAAGCAAGCCACATTAAAGTTGAATCAGTTGATAAAATGCAACTCAATTTGGACGGAGAGTACGGCGGGCCGCTTCCAGCTGAGTTTACGAACTTATACCGTCATATTACGATGATCGTACCGAAAGAGACGAGCGAAAAACATACAAATGAAGAAGAAGCCGCGCACAAGCGCGCCATTTCTGGTGAGTAG
- the gatB gene encoding Asp-tRNA(Asn)/Glu-tRNA(Gln) amidotransferase subunit GatB yields MNFETIIGLEVHSELKTNTKIFCNCSTNFGAPPNTNVCPICLGHPGVLPVMNEQAVDFAMRAAMALNCEIAEDTKFDRKNYFYPDNPKAYQISQYDKPIGENGWIDIEVDGKTKRIGITRLHLEEDAGKLTHVDGENHSLVDFNRQGTPLVEIVSEPDIRTPEEAYAYLEKLKAILQYTEVSDCKMEEGSLRCDANLSLRPYGQEEFGTKTELKNLNSFANVQKGLQYEEVRQEKELLAGNVIGQETRRYDEAGKKTILMRVKEGSDDYRYFPEPDLVRLAINKEWMDRVRQDIPELPDARRERYVKEYDLPVYDANVLTQSKKMSDFFEVAIGQGADPKQTSNWLMGEVSAYLNAKYKEIDEVALTPEGLGKLISLIEKGTISSKIAKKVFKDLIEKGGDPEQIVKDNGLVQISDEGELRSIVTGILDENEQSIEDYKNGKDRAIGFLVGQVMKATKGKANPPMVNKLIVEEMDKR; encoded by the coding sequence ATGAATTTTGAAACTATTATTGGTCTGGAAGTTCACTCAGAACTGAAGACAAACACGAAGATTTTCTGTAATTGTTCAACAAATTTCGGTGCACCGCCTAACACAAACGTGTGCCCAATCTGTCTTGGGCATCCTGGTGTGCTTCCAGTAATGAACGAGCAAGCTGTAGACTTTGCAATGCGTGCTGCAATGGCACTTAACTGTGAAATCGCAGAAGATACAAAGTTTGACCGTAAAAACTATTTCTATCCGGATAATCCGAAAGCCTACCAGATTTCACAGTATGATAAGCCAATCGGTGAAAACGGCTGGATAGATATTGAAGTAGACGGCAAAACAAAACGAATCGGCATTACGCGTCTTCATCTTGAAGAAGATGCGGGTAAACTGACGCACGTTGATGGAGAAAACCATTCTCTTGTTGACTTCAACCGTCAGGGTACACCACTTGTTGAAATCGTATCTGAGCCGGATATTCGCACACCTGAAGAAGCTTATGCTTACCTTGAGAAGTTAAAAGCGATCCTTCAATATACAGAAGTTTCTGATTGCAAAATGGAAGAAGGCTCCCTTCGTTGTGATGCCAACCTCTCTCTTCGTCCATATGGTCAAGAAGAGTTCGGAACGAAAACAGAGCTTAAGAATTTGAACTCGTTTGCGAACGTACAAAAAGGTCTTCAATATGAAGAAGTACGTCAGGAGAAAGAACTTCTTGCAGGAAACGTGATCGGTCAGGAAACGCGTCGTTATGACGAAGCTGGCAAGAAAACGATTCTCATGCGTGTGAAAGAAGGATCTGACGACTACCGTTACTTCCCGGAACCGGATCTTGTGCGCCTTGCAATCAATAAAGAATGGATGGACCGCGTCCGTCAAGATATTCCTGAGCTTCCAGACGCTCGTCGCGAGCGCTATGTGAAGGAATATGATCTTCCAGTATACGATGCAAATGTTCTTACACAGTCTAAGAAAATGTCTGATTTCTTTGAAGTAGCAATCGGACAGGGCGCTGATCCGAAGCAGACATCAAACTGGCTCATGGGAGAAGTATCTGCATACTTGAACGCGAAATACAAAGAAATTGATGAAGTAGCGCTAACGCCTGAAGGCTTAGGGAAACTGATTTCTCTCATCGAGAAAGGTACAATTTCTTCTAAAATTGCGAAGAAAGTATTTAAAGATCTTATCGAAAAAGGCGGCGATCCTGAACAGATCGTGAAAGACAATGGCCTTGTTCAGATCTCTGATGAAGGCGAGCTTCGTTCCATCGTTACAGGCATCCTAGACGAAAACGAACAGTCCATTGAAGATTACAAAAACGGGAAAGACCGTGCGATCGGCTTCCTTGTTGGTCAAGTGATGAAGGCAACCAAAGGAAAAGCAAATCCTCCAATGGTGAACAAGCTTATTGTTGAAGAAATGGATAAGCGATAA
- the gatA gene encoding Asp-tRNA(Asn)/Glu-tRNA(Gln) amidotransferase subunit GatA, with protein sequence MFDKSISELHSLLHKKELSVCELVQTSFDRINSVDNKVKAFMTLNEEGAKQAAKALDEKLGTEEARGLLFGLPVGVKDNIVTKGLRTTASSQLLSNFDPLHNATVVERLNAAETITVGKLNMDEFAMGSSNENSGFYGTRNPWNTDYVPGGSSGGSAASVAAGEVFFSLGSDTGGSIRQPAAFCGVVGLKPTYGLVSRFGLIAFASSLDQIGPITNTVEDNAYLLQSIAGNDKMDSTSANVDVPDYLSSLTGDVKGLRIAVPKEYLAEGVDEDVKNNVLQALKKLEELGATWEEVSLPHSKYAVATYYLLSSSEASANLARFDGVRYGVRAEAENLLDLYKKTRSEGFGDEVKRRIMLGTFALSSGYYDAYYKKAQKVRTLIKDDFEKVFEDYDVIIGPTTPTTAFKVGEKIDNPLTMYANDILTIPVNLAGVPAISVPCGLSNGLPVGLQIIGKHFDEKTVYRVAHAYEQATDHHKAKPEL encoded by the coding sequence TTGTTTGATAAAAGCATAAGTGAGCTACACAGCTTGCTGCACAAAAAAGAATTATCAGTATGTGAACTCGTTCAAACGTCGTTTGATCGCATTAATAGCGTTGATAACAAAGTAAAGGCGTTCATGACATTGAATGAAGAAGGCGCAAAGCAAGCAGCTAAAGCGCTGGATGAAAAGCTTGGAACAGAAGAAGCTAGAGGACTACTTTTCGGTCTTCCTGTTGGTGTGAAAGATAACATCGTTACAAAAGGACTTCGCACGACAGCGTCAAGTCAGCTTCTAAGCAACTTTGATCCATTACATAACGCAACGGTAGTCGAGCGCTTAAATGCGGCGGAAACGATCACTGTCGGCAAACTGAATATGGATGAGTTCGCAATGGGCTCTTCAAATGAAAACTCAGGTTTCTATGGTACGCGTAACCCATGGAATACAGACTATGTACCAGGTGGATCAAGCGGTGGTTCAGCAGCATCAGTAGCTGCTGGAGAAGTTTTCTTCTCACTTGGATCTGATACTGGGGGTTCAATCCGTCAGCCTGCCGCGTTCTGTGGTGTAGTTGGATTAAAGCCCACATACGGACTGGTGTCTCGTTTTGGCCTTATTGCATTCGCATCTTCCCTTGATCAGATCGGACCAATTACGAACACGGTAGAAGATAACGCCTATCTTCTTCAATCGATTGCAGGAAATGACAAGATGGATTCAACGTCAGCGAATGTCGACGTTCCAGATTACCTTTCAAGCCTAACTGGTGATGTGAAGGGTCTTCGTATTGCTGTACCGAAAGAATATCTTGCTGAAGGCGTGGATGAAGATGTAAAGAACAATGTCCTTCAAGCGCTTAAGAAGCTTGAAGAGCTTGGCGCAACATGGGAAGAAGTTTCGCTTCCGCACTCTAAGTATGCCGTAGCTACTTACTATCTTCTATCTTCTTCTGAAGCATCTGCTAACCTTGCTCGTTTCGACGGTGTACGTTACGGTGTCCGTGCAGAAGCTGAGAACCTTCTTGATCTTTACAAGAAAACAAGAAGCGAAGGCTTTGGTGATGAAGTAAAGCGCCGCATTATGCTTGGTACGTTTGCACTTAGCTCCGGCTACTATGATGCTTACTATAAGAAAGCACAGAAAGTTCGTACACTGATCAAGGACGATTTTGAAAAGGTGTTCGAAGACTACGATGTCATTATCGGACCAACCACACCAACAACGGCATTTAAAGTAGGCGAGAAGATTGACAACCCGCTTACTATGTATGCGAACGACATTCTAACAATTCCTGTTAACCTTGCAGGCGTGCCTGCGATTTCGGTTCCATGTGGATTATCGAATGGACTACCTGTTGGACTTCAAATAATCGGAAAGCACTTTGATGAGAAGACCGTTTATCGCGTGGCACATGCGTATGAGCAGGCAACTGATCATCATAAGGCTAAACCAGAGCTGTAA
- the gatC gene encoding Asp-tRNA(Asn)/Glu-tRNA(Gln) amidotransferase subunit GatC has translation MSRITKEQVKHVANLARLEMDDAEVEKFTTQLDDIISMAEQLNELDTENVEPTTHVLDLKNVLREDKVQPWLSREEALKNAPDKENGQVKVPSIFE, from the coding sequence ATGTCCAGAATTACCAAAGAACAGGTGAAGCACGTAGCGAACCTGGCAAGACTTGAAATGGATGATGCAGAAGTCGAAAAGTTTACGACTCAGCTTGATGACATTATTTCAATGGCGGAGCAGCTGAATGAATTAGATACAGAGAACGTTGAGCCTACAACACACGTTCTAGATTTGAAAAATGTGCTTCGTGAAGACAAAGTACAGCCGTGGCTTTCTCGTGAAGAAGCATTGAAAAACGCACCAGATAAAGAGAATGGTCAAGTTAAAGTACCATCAATATTTGAGTAA